A single window of Eucalyptus grandis isolate ANBG69807.140 chromosome 1, ASM1654582v1, whole genome shotgun sequence DNA harbors:
- the LOC120293488 gene encoding pentatricopeptide repeat-containing protein At3g22470, mitochondrial-like, whose translation MKPTNLCLASSIFLLLPAPAAIFGESSSLSVLCHPYLPYPSHLPFSSHRRRRFSSTPNPNLDDPNHVLSYVRRNCRAGGGGGGGFTSVGDALCCFGKMIKASPLPSSGDFSLLLGAIVRMKHYSTVIRLIERLPSLGIEGDVALLTIWMNCFCRLKRVDLGLSILGRIFKLGFHIDVVASNTLIDGLFIQGKTDQALRFLDDMQRNGPEPNETTYAIVVKGLCRAGNTKFAIELLRDWEERSCRLGSFTYNIVIDSLCKEGLIAEALRLHESMSRKVIKPDVVTYNSLIHGLCNVGQLEDALTLLKEMTSRAIQPDLATYNSLVHCLCNLGQWKDATVLLEKMTKAGIEPDVVTYTSVIQGVCNSGQLTEARRLQSHMVQSRVMPNVRTFTVLVDAYCKEGMLVEAEALVDQMIQLGKMPDSVTYNALLNGYCFQNRMDDAMAVLNLMVERGCSPNVISYNTLINGYCKGKRVDKSKILFQEMLERGLNPNVITYSTLVYGFCQVGNLEAAVELINEMQSRNLFLDHYTLNAFLDGLCKTQQIDKAMILLRKMEDSKFIPNIVTYNILINGMCNAGKLDDAKGLVNCLHARGLQPDVWTCNILMHGLCKGGCTEEAYQLLKEMEGNGCFPDGVTYNTIIQGLLRNNENTRATQLVGEMVERGFSADVATMELWVKYLVTNGTSSFTRRTLHCL comes from the coding sequence ATGAAGCCGACGAATCTCTGCCTtgcttcttccatcttcctccttcttcccgCTCCAGCTGCGATCTTTGGCGAGTCATCATCCCTTTCCGTTCTCTGTCACCCTTATCTCCCTTATCCTTCTCATCTCCCTTTCTCGTCTCACCGTCGTCGGAGGTTTTCCTCGACCCCTAACCCTAATTTAGACGACCCCAACCATGTCTTGAGTTACGTGAGGAGAAATTGCAgagctggtggtggtggcggcggtgggtTTACGAGTGTGGGTGATGCCCTGTGTTGCTTCGGTAAAATGATAAAGGCGAGCCCTTTGCCTTCCTCCGGGGATTTCAGTCTACTGTTGGGTGCTATAGTGAGGATGAAGCACTACTCGACTGTGATCCGGTTGATTGAGCGGCTGCCTTCTTTGGGGATCGAGGGTGATGTTGCCTTGCTGACCATTTGGATGAATTGCTTCTGCCGGTTAAAGCGGGTTGATTTGGGTTTGTCTATCCTGGGCAGAATCTTCAAGCTTGGGTTTCACATTGATGTGGTGGCATCGAACACCCTAATTGATGGTCTCTTTATTCAGGGCAAAACTGATCAAGCCTTGAGGTTCCTCGATGATATGCAACGAAACGGCCCCGAACCTAATGAGACCACGTATGCGATAGTTGTGAAGGGGTTATGCAGGGCGGGTAACACCAAATTTGCGATCGAATTGCTGAGGGACTGGGAAGAGAGAAGCTGCAGGCTTGGTTCCTTCACATACAACATAGTGATTGATAGTCTTTGCAAGGAGGGATTGATTGCAGAAGCGTTGAGACTCCATGAAAGTATGAGTAGGAAAGTGATCAAACCAGATGTTGTTACTTACAACTCCTTGATTCATGGTCTGTGCAATGTAGGCCAGCTGGAAGATGCTCTCACATTGTTGAAAGAGATGACAAGCAGAGCAATCCAACCCGATTTAGCCACTTATAACTCCTTGGTTCATTGCTTATGCAACCTAGGCCAATGGAAAGATGCTACGGtcttgttggagaagatgacGAAGGCAGGAATTGAACCAGACGTCGTTACTTATACCTCGGTCATTCAAGGAGTGTGCAATTCTGGCCAATTGACAGAGGCTCGAAGACTGCAGAGTCATATGGTGCAAAGCAGAGTAATGCCGAATGTTCGAACCTTCACTGTCCTGGTGGATGCATATTGCAAAGAGGGAATGCTTGTAGAGGCCGAGGCCTTAGTCGACCAGATGATTCAATTAGGTAAAATGCCTGATAGTGTCACTTATAATGCCTTGTTGAATGGTTATTGTTTCCAAAATAGGATGGATGATGCTATGGCGGTTCTTAATTTGATGGTTGAAAGAGGCTGCTCACCTAATGTCATTTCTTATAACACATTGATTAATGGATACTGCAAAGGGAAAAGAGTTGACAAATCAAAAATACTGTTCCAAGAAATGCTTGAAAGGGGCCTGAATCCTAACGTCATCACATACAGCACTCTAGTATATGGATTTTGCCAGGTTGGGAACCTTGAAGCTGCGGTGGAGCTAATTAATGAGATGCAATCTCGCAATCTCTTTCTAGATCATTATACCTTGAATGCTTTCCTGGATGGCTTGTGTAAAACACAGCAGATTGACAAGGCCATGATATTGCTTCGAAAGATGGAAGATTCCAAATTCATCCCAAACATCGTGACTTACAATATCCTAATAAATGGCATGTGTAATGCCGGAAAGCTCGACGATGCAAAGGGGCTGGTTAATTGTTTGCATGCTCGAGGCTTGCAACCTGATGTGTGGACATGTAACATTCTCATGCATGGGTTGTGCAAAGGAGGATGTACGGAGGAAGCATATCAGCTTCTAAAGGAGATGGAAGGAAATGGATGCTTTCCAGATGGGGTCACTTATAACACAATAATCCAAGGATTGCtaagaaataatgaaaatactAGAGCCACGCAACTTGTCGGTGAAATGGTTGAAAGGGGTTTTTCTGCAGATGTAGCGACAATGGAATTGTGGGTCAAATATCTCGTGACAAATGGAACTTCTTCCTTTACTAGGAGAACTCTCCATTGTCTCTGA